Genomic window (Arachis hypogaea cultivar Tifrunner chromosome 13, arahy.Tifrunner.gnm2.J5K5, whole genome shotgun sequence):
GATCGTTACCACAATTCCTACCATTGGTAagtttttttcttgatttaatcttgttactGTTGGGATTTTGTATCTCATCATTCTTCACTCTTGTGGTAATACTAATTTATATGATATCCATTCTCAGCTTAGTTATATAGGGACTCGCTCACATAATCACATGTTGTGATGTCAAATGGTTTAAGCCAAATCATGAATTGCTAATCCATAAATGAACCTTGAAAATGACAATACAGTTTTCAGATTTCTTCGGTGTCTCCATGGTCATGCAATATATGTTTGGAAAATCTTTTGTGCATAGAGGTGGCATATTTCTGGATTTCTATGTCTGCTGctgctatattttttatttctcttatttatttcagGGTTCAATGTGGAGACTGTGGAGTACAAGAACATTAGCTTCACTGTTTGGGATGTAGGTGGCCAAGACAAGGTGTGAAATTTGGTTCTCATGCATCTTATAATTTTCTTGATATATCCTTTATAGTTCTCTATTTTGTGTGTCTTGGAAAGCAATGCTGAAATGTTTTCATTCCAGATTCGTCCCTTGTGGAGGCACTACTTCCAGAACACACAGGGTCTTATATTTGTTGTTGACAGCAATGACAGAGACAGAGTTGTTGAGGCCAGAGATGAGTTGCACAGGATGTTGAACGAGGTACATAGTCAATTAATGAATTTAGTACGGCTTGTGTGCGAGTTTAATGTCAGACAAGTTTGgaccttttttttccttttcaaaatgTTGTATGTCAGATACTGAGATATTCATTTGACATGTAAGTTATAAAATTTCTTCCTCTATTATAGTTGATATTTTGAATAGTGGAAAGAACTATAACCCTATCGAAGATAAGAGTTCTGATTTAAATATCCATTACTTATTTGATGCAACTATGATTGTTCATCATGTTTCTCTTGAAACTGGGAAGATAACTTGATATAAATTAGTAGTGGTGTTAAAGCCTCTTTTTCTCATATTCCGGAGATGAAATGATAGAATGTGTGACATGCCTTGATTTAATATGCTTTCAGGATGAACTGAGAGATGCAGTATTGCTTGTATTTGCTAACAAGCAAGATCTTCCAAATGCAATGAATGCTGCCGAAATTACTGACAAGCTGGGTCTCCACTCTCTCAGACAGCGCCACTGGTAATTATCTTGATCGTGATGTCCTCTTGTCCAGGATTACGTCTTTATAGCTATATCCTGTTGGTTCTAACATCTTTTTGTGGTTTTTTCAGGTACATCCAGAGCACCTGTGCAACCTCTGGGGAGGGTCTTTATGAGGGTTTGGACTGGCTTTCCAACAACATAGCCAACAAGGTATCTATTGATTTCTTTCTGGCAATCATTATTCTgcacatttttattgaaaaataacatGTTACATGGATTTATGttagatggaaagaaagcatcatgatagaatatataatatgataaataGGAAGTAATTGACTATTTGGGTATTATTATTAGTGATGAGAGGAATAGTATAATTAAGGGGAAACACCATTGTAATAGAGAAAGGAAATAGTAAAATTTGGTGAACGGTGGTTCATTAGGAGTTTTCTCTTTCACTTCAAGAGAATTGTTCTTAGTTCTTAACCATCTTCTTCATTGTCCTCAAAACACATTCAACATTCTTCTCAAATCTCAACTTAAATACGCTTACAATCATTTAAGTATGTGCTTGCATTGTCCATCTAGTTATGTGGATTTACACTGAAGTTATCTTTTTTGAACGATTATATTTTATTTCAGGCTTAATGCTTGTTGGGAGTCTTCTGAACCGGTGATTCTGGATGCAGGGGTGAATATTATCTAGTTTGCGTTTTTGGTCGTCTTCCGAGACAAATTGGATTTGTGTTCATGTTTTTGTGGTTTAGGACATCTTGATCTCTAAAATTATAGTAGGAATTTGTTTCATGGGATGTCGAATACTTTTGACCTTTCTATTGGGTTTGGATTCAATGTTTATAAATGTAATGGATAACAAAGCAATTCAATGCGCCATCCCATTCTGAGTTTTATAGTTTATTTGTTTGTTATATACCCCTCATTTTACAAGTGTTAAGTTGGAGGATTCACAAAAGTAAAACATCTTGCTTTCCTTCCTTCACTAGATTGTAGTTGTTCCTAAATGCCCTGGTTGCCATTAGATAGTACTCCTATAGTTTCCAGTTGCATCTTTGCATTTTCGCGCCATCTGTATTTTCTTTTACTAGTTATTACTGTTAATTTTGGGTTAACGTACATCCTCCCCCAAATTAATAGCATCTATGATTCAGATGGGAAACAAGTTAGTTGCATCCTAACGCGAACTAATACTGGACACTACTTTATGATCACTAACCTAAAAGTAGAAGCAGAAGGGCGAAGGCTGACCGATAGCCCAATCTTAGTATAAATTATCTATGTTCTCGGGTACCCCCAAAAGATTTGTGCTAATTTTGTGTTGCATCATTATGTCAAGGAAACAAATTAAATCAATAAGGAAAATTTAAATCCGGTTGAAGGGTTAATGCGCAGTTCAGCGCACCAGATTTGTATGATATGTGCTCTTAAGTCTAAGTTGGTGGAATTAATTGCTGATTAGTTGATGAAAGACgtcattgttttgatttcacatggcAGTAGCAATAATAAGCTAGTATTTGATCAAACTGATCATGAAAATAAGCTATTGCttaggagttttttttttttttttgggttgccCTCGAGTTGATTACTTAAGAGCACATTTTGATCATGAAAAAGGGATAAGCTTTGGGAAGTGCGAGAGAGAGCATCATGGTATAAGAACCTGGTTAACCATGTGCTTGGGATGGGAATTGAACACAAGATCGCTTGGTGAAGCAGGACCTGATACCACGAAAGCAGCCGCTCGACCCAAGCatctattttaattttgtatcGCTGGATTAATATATATATCTGAAAAACAATCAAACGAGGACCCACAACGTCGTTTGGccataatataaaatatgtacctgaaattcaaaggataatGAATATTGGTCTGACTCTGATATATGTCAAGGTTTCACGGCGACGCcagtgtaaataaaataaaactgctATCCACTTGGTCACTTGGCTGAGTATTATATACATGTTGacccttttattaaataaattttctgtCTGCAATAGTGCAAAGTTGCATTGGCAAAATAAAACAATCTTTTATTTGCACTTAAGATAAATTGGGAAAAACGATCGgtgataaaatatattaatttatcatccttattttaatttattaattaaaaaatactaaatgaataatattttttatattgaattaatactaattaatttttcatctttttaaataaaaatattgattcCTTAATATTCTTCATATTCAAAATCCTAGAAAGATAATTTTGTATAGGTGTATTATTTTAAGAGATAgattaaaatttaatcaaaactAATTGCTGGTATTTGAATTATATCTTTCATAAAATACTAAAGAGAAGTGTAATggaactaaaaaatatataaaatacgtCATGTATATAtcaaaaattagttaattatataaaatatatattaaaatatataaaataatacatgtatatataaaaatttataataactaatttttgtgtatacataatattttaaaagtatattaaacaaaattttttcacaaatttacaTTTACAGTactcttataaaaaataaataaatttttaacttaaagtattcttaaaaataataaactttaattaattattaattactacAGTTGAAGAAGGGGAAGCTCAACTACTTTTCCGTTCTTTCCCGAACGACATACATATGTTTCAATATTTCTATGCCATCATCAATCATATATATGCTACCAGAGATGAACCCTTACGAATTATGATCACTCACGTAAAACCGAGGTATGCATCATTCACCTAACAATTTCAGAGCGTGAATCACAAAATCCCCCTGAAAACAAAATGGATCCCAGAAGGGCTGAAACTGGAAAAAATTCGGATCAGATTCAATCTGGTCATGTATATCATCTCGCTTTGGATATTGGGGgtaagtttttattttctttttttgaattttattttcagaGTTGTTTTCATTGCAATTGAGCTTATTTGGTTTCCGCAATATTGTGGGGTGCACTCGTTTGGATAAAAGTTGCCATCTTTTcggaaattttctcttttttttttgcgctGTTGATCGTGAATTGTAATGTTCCAATTATATGAACTTGAGTAGAAGATTACATGAGTTTCTTTTGGGAATTGGTGTTTTTATTAACTTGCAATCTAGCTTTCTGCTTAAATTCAAATGTATGAGTTTAGTTTGTGAAGGGTGATGGTCATtctttactctctcattttttCTGATTGATGAATTAGTAATTTCGCATTCTCGAGGGATCTTGGTAGCGTAATTTTGgtgaaattgtccaaaaaatgTTCTGCTTCCGCATGACCTGCATCTTGCCTTCAataattttgtttatcttttgacAGGATCTCTTGCCAAGCTAGTTTACTTCACCAAAAATGATGAGCACATTGTtggtaatgaaaagaaaaaatctcCGTTGAAGGCTTCAGGGATCTCCAACAGCAGTAGAAACAGTCCTGTTCTTAATGGAAGGCTCAATTTCAAGAAGTTTGAAACAAGCAAGATTAATGATTGTTTAGAGTTTATCAACAGCATGAAACTTCACCTTGGAGGTGTGTACAAAattgttgttctttgttttttGAAACTCCGATGCTGTTTTGTTTAATTCTGGGTATTCAAAGTTTATGTGGCTTGTAACCAATTCAATTAGCAATATTTATCAAGTCTTTTAGGGTTTTGATAAGCTAGAATGCTGAACTGAGCTTCCTCAATGGGAATTCCTCCTTCAGTCCTTCCTATTCTTGCTAAATTCTTTTCATCCTTTTTTTTTCCCCCTTTACTTGCTTTCTGCATAATATGTCATAGAAGTCTTCACTGTCTGTCAATGGTACATAGGTAATGAGAAACTTAACCTAAGGATACCTAGTCTTTGATCAGGAAATTAATCTTAATTTAAGTCTGCTAATGCTAAGGTGGTAGATAtgcttcataaaattcaaattcagtttCACTTCAATGACTTACAAACTGATGGATACCCCTCTAGCACACATGCACAAACACACGCGCATGTGCGCGCACTGATATAATTCTTACAGGGATTACTACCATACATCTCAAGTTGTCTAAAACCAATCTTGGGGTCATTCTGAAATTTTATTACTGCTTAGCTATATCTTTTCAGTTGATTGCAATGGTGATGAATGCAGGTTGTCAGCAGCCAGAAAGTCCTGGAAGCCAGACGATAACTATTAAGGTAATCAAACAAATTAGTAGGATTGAAAGTTTATTAGTAGTTTCCAAAGGTAAACACATATGCCCAAGCTTAGGGAGATATTTCGCATGAAAATATTTGGCTTGTACAAAATACTTGATTAGTCTTAAGGCACTTGAATTTACATTATctagttcttaagaatgaaaaaCTATTGGTGCAAAGGCCACAGGTGGTGGTGCATACAAATATGCAGACCTCTTCAAGGAAAAGTTTGGGATCAGTCTTGACAAGGAAGATGAAATGGATTGTCTTGTTGCAGGAGCAAATTTTCTTCTTGAGGTAGGATCCTGTTATTTTGATTAttctcttattttctatttagtCATCAAACAACTAGAAATTCATATTTAGTTTTCCTCCAAGTTAGCCACGATTATTGTATGACTGAATGCTTTAATATTTAGAATCTCTAAGCACTTGTTGTAGAAGTGAATATGATTTCTTGTGATTGCCATATTTGTTGAtttgttatattttaatatatttttcctTCCAagtttattttatctctttttgGAGCCTTGGGTATACAGTAGGCTTTCTTTACTTGTTTGGAGTATGGGTGTGCGACATTTCGGTTTTCCTTCATCAATGATTGTATGGAAATATATGAATTTGCCTGTGATGTTCATTTGGTTTGGGTGGGGCTTGTACAAGGTCTTTTTGGTGTGCTATAAATTAGTTATGCGGTCATGTTCTCTAAACATAACTCTTGTCCctcattttctcttctttcaataGACCATCCACCAGGAAGCGTTTACCTATATGGGCAATCAAAAGCAATTCGTGTGGATTGACAAGAATGATCTATATCCCTATCTTCTTGTTAATATTGGATCCGGTGTTGGCATGATCAAGGTAGTTAAATGCAAGCTACATTATTTTCCCTATTGCTTTCCAAATATTTACTCTTTTTTAAGCACTTCAAGTAGTCTTTACGATTTTCATATAGGTGGAAGGAGATGGGAAGTTTGAGCGAGTTAGTGGAACAAGTATAGGTGGAGGCACTTTCTGGGGTTTAGGAAAGCTTTTAACTAAGTGCAAGAGGTTAATGTTTTGTGGTTAAATTCATTATTGATCTATATATAGACTCATAGGATTAACATAAATCCATTAATTTGCATTTTGTTTCAGTTTTGATGAGTTGCTGGACTTAAGTTACCGGGGGAACAACAGAGCAGTGGATATGCTTGTTGGAGATATTTATGGTGGAATGGACTATTCAAAGGTATGACTAGGTGAAGTTTGCGCTTTTTCCTGTTTAAAACGATAAGATATCATTCTTCTGTTCCATTATTGAAGAGTTTTTGTAAACCATGATTGATTCAAATCAAGAACTGTCTACTTAATGTTTGCTTCCCCCCTCTGATTGATAACAGATAGGTCTTTCATCTACTACAATAGCATCTAGTTTCGGGAGGGCAATTTCTGAAAATAAGGAGCGTGATGATTACAAACCTGAAGATATTGCGCGATCTCTGCTAAGAATGATCTCAAATAATATTGGACAGGTATTCCCCCTTATATGACTTCTATTTTGTTTTAGTACTTGGGAAAAAACAATTGATCCGTGGAATCATTGCTAGTGTCATTTCATTACAGATATGTTTGAGAAATATTTATTACACATACAAATGAACACAGTATAGTAATGGGGAAAAAGGTCAGAAACATTGAtgaatctatctatctatttctTAACTGATATGTTGATAATGATTAAATGCCATGTATTATAACAATTTAGCAATAATACCTCTTCCATTTTCTGCATATGTATCTTCTAACCATTTTTTATCCTAATATATGTATTATGCAAACTTTGAATGAAAATGTGGATATAGTGGATTTATTGGTGCACAATTGATCTGTGCGCATTTTAAATTATGCCTTTTGTAATTCATGCCTCCATTTATAAACAAGTTCATACCGTATTTATCTGAGGTTGCAGATGTGAAATGGAATTGAGCTATAACTGTTATTTGCTTGTAGATCTCTTACTTAACTGCACTTCGATTTGGACTGAAGAGGATTTTCTTTGGTGGATTTTTTATTCGGAGGCATCCTTTTACAATGGACACATTATCTGTTGCAGTTAATTTCTGGTAAGTGGGACAAAACTTAATGAGTGACATTGCCTTGTCATAACTGATACAGGGCTTCTATATATGAATCATCTTAAAGCTTCTTGCCTATAGTAACATATAAAGAATATAATCTCAAAGATTGTATTGAAAATTATCAAAGCGACTATGATTTCCATTATCCATAGAAGTTATGCAAATTTTCTCTGGTTATTTCATCAACAAAAGCCAATATTTAGCTAAATTGGTATGTTTCTCTGCACATGCAACAACATATAGTAATTTACAAATATTCAttaaatttcttttctttttttaaattttgtaggtCCAAAGGAGAGGCAAAAGCAATGT
Coding sequences:
- the LOC112733899 gene encoding ADP-ribosylation factor 2; this translates as MGLTFTKLFSRLFAKKEMRILMVGLDAAGKTTILYKLKLGEIVTTIPTIGFNVETVEYKNISFTVWDVGGQDKIRPLWRHYFQNTQGLIFVVDSNDRDRVVEARDELHRMLNEDELRDAVLLVFANKQDLPNAMNAAEITDKLGLHSLRQRHWYIQSTCATSGEGLYEGLDWLSNNIANKA
- the LOC112733900 gene encoding pantothenate kinase 1, with amino-acid sequence MDPRRAETGKNSDQIQSGHVYHLALDIGGSLAKLVYFTKNDEHIVGNEKKKSPLKASGISNSSRNSPVLNGRLNFKKFETSKINDCLEFINSMKLHLGGCQQPESPGSQTITIKATGGGAYKYADLFKEKFGISLDKEDEMDCLVAGANFLLETIHQEAFTYMGNQKQFVWIDKNDLYPYLLVNIGSGVGMIKVEGDGKFERVSGTSIGGGTFWGLGKLLTKCKSFDELLDLSYRGNNRAVDMLVGDIYGGMDYSKIGLSSTTIASSFGRAISENKERDDYKPEDIARSLLRMISNNIGQISYLTALRFGLKRIFFGGFFIRRHPFTMDTLSVAVNFWSKGEAKAMFLQHEGFLGAVGAFMSSDKHGLKELLANQKVERPPSKLSFSLDQTQVPQQDGELNGDESIECSVYGA